The genomic DNA GtcaaaaataccagaaaacaagaacttgtcagtgtttaaaagaattaagataaagatattttaaaagccttttgctTAAACGTATAAAAGTCAAGATTAACAAAGCTACCTCTGCTTTTGCAAGCAGAACCATGAAGTTTTTAAGCAAGTCTGAAGGGCAGCATACAGCAAATTAAATCTGATCCCTGAGGAGAAAAATTACTATTATATACAAGCAAAATATCAAATCAGGTCTTCAGGATAaatttttccaaagggacaatgCCAAGTTCTTTCTAGTCAGAAACATAGCTGTGTACTTTGCCAGCTAACAGAGTGGTATTTCAGTGCTCTTCTCTGAAGAAATCACAAAGGTAGacaagctttcttttctttcctctagcATACTTATATttagttatttccttttttttgcatgcCAACATTACTGATATCAGAATAGATGCATTAATTAATTTGCGTCTTTCTGATGGTTACAAATCAAAGATGGCCAGTTTTGGGTTTAGATTTATTTAACGTGGGAAAGTTAATACTGAGGCAATTTTCCCCACTAAGAACTATACTGAGAGTATCAAATCTGTAAACTTAAATTATTTGACAATGTCCCTTGAAATTAAATATCTGAGGCCAGGGAGCACAAAGACAGTTTAGTTAAAGTAAATGGCTAACTTGGTATGACACACAGAAAGGTACCCTCCCTCCACCCTCTCACCcaattaaaacacatttatttaagCATCTTACATAATAAGCTCCTGTCCCAGTGACTGTTCCTCCTACAATTAAGTATAACAATAGGTTGCTGCCAGCTTTGCCAGGAACACCTGAAGACGTCAGTGATCTAGAAGGGCATCTTAGATGATGACATTGCAAAACTGTAGGTGAGGACAGGcaatgaaagagaagagagggaaagagccAAATATTAAGAAGGACTCTTGATTAAACAGATCTTGGGAAGAGCAGAATGTGCTTTGTGATTTCAGTTACCTTGTTTGCCAAAAAAAGTACAGGAGGGCACAGTAAAGAATATTTAAAGGGAATAGGAAATGACTTCTCCTCCGTGCactgttttgaattttctttatttctcggGAGCCTTCTGCATGTCAAGTTTCATTAGGAGAAAATCAGGACTCGGAACTTTTAAGGACTATGATCCTCTAATAGaaagaattttgaaacaaaacttcGGACCCATCCACTCCTAGGTAATGCTGCTGGGATTCAGCTGTCTGGGAATGTGATTTACTCTCTAAGTCAGGCTGAAAAGCTTTATCCTTTTGAATCTTTTGAGTAGGAGATAAATGTATGCTCACCAATTTGGGGTTGATCTGGTATACTTACACAAGCTAAACATCGATGTTCTGAATCGAGATTTGGCAAAGAATGGTTTACTTTGGTATTAAAAGCATGTACCACCCAACTGTCCTTGAACTATATGCTACTAACACATACAACACAACAGGCAGAGCTGTGGTTGGTCATAGTATATAAAAAGCAGAGTGCTTTTAtagtaaaaaaacctaaaaggtaactgaaattacagttaaaaaaataattatcataaGTAGTTAATTTCCAGCCAGCTCAGTTAGCTCCCCTTGAAGttttctgaaggaggaaataGCTACAGAGATAAAAAGCTAAGTAAAGTTAGCTGAAATACAGCAAATGGTTGACAGGAGAGACGTATTGCAGCTTCTTTCCGTGAACTACCTTTCTACTTACATAGGCACCTGCTCCTAATGTTGATAAGCCCACAATAAGGACAAAACCAGAACTATCGCCTTTGCCCCCAGGCACACCAGAGCTAGCCACTTGTCTGCTCATCTGCAGTTTTATGGGAACATTCCAGCGCTGCAACAAGTTGCCTGAGGAATACAATTTAttagagaaaaacacaaaaagactGTCAATACAAAGTTATGGGTTTAAATTTAGAGATCAAGTAATTTCTGAAACCAAGTAAACAAGCTACTTGTTTGAAAAGCCCAGTACCACATCTGAGTGACTGTAGTGAATTATTCTCTGCTACAACAAACAGCGCCAGGCAGTTGTGGATACCGAAACCATCTGTAAGATCAAAGGGTAACTGAACAAATTAATAGCAGGAACATCTACTAGGAAGCTAGAAAGACTATCTTCAGCTGCAGGAGCCTTCAAGCCACATATTGCTGGGAAAGTACATCAGAGATGCACGTGTTTGCTGCATGTTTGCTGTTCTTACGCCCTTCTCCAGGCCTCTCCTGTCCGAGGCAGGCGTCGGTCTACAGATGTGTTTTGCTCCACCACGTGCGAGCAGAGGTTAACGTAACCTCATTAGGACAAGCAGCAGGCATGGTTATACCAGCAAAAAATCCCTTTGCCAACACAGCTTATTCCCCTGAGGCAAACTACCAGCAGAAAGAGGCTTCTGCTGGCAAAAAGGGCATCCCAAATGAAAAGGAGTAGCAAGGCTCACCAATCCAGACGAATGCACCTACCAGTGTGCTACGCAAGCAAGACAAAGAGCCCAGCTAGCTGAACAGCtatataacattttattttactgtagtttAACCGCAGACTCCCACCTGTCCCAATTAGGTCTCTAAACGGAGCAACCACAGCAATGGCTCCGAGCACTGTGTGTTTATAACGCAGCCGGCCAGCTGAAGCCTGCAGAAGTGGTTGGGCTTTTCTGCCGAATGGATTCCCCCCTGACGAAGAAaacaccctcctcttcctcctcctccgctaAGGCGGCACGCAGGCTGCTATACCCCTTTGATCTCTTTGCCTAAAGGCACGCTGTTGCGATGCAAACCCGCAGCAACATCACACGCATCCAAGTGGATAAAAAATACGCTAAACAGCTCCACCTAACTTAGAGTTTCCCAAAACACACAAGTTTTCCCTCCCGTTCCCGGGAGCCGAGCATCTGCACttccaccccccagcaccccggtcCGTTCCGCCACCACGCCGTTTTCCACCCCCAAACCTCCTCCGACGGGGCTGCCGGCGGAGCCGAGCACTCCGTCCTGCCGCTGCACCGAGGGCGGACCGCTGCCCGGCGCCGATTTCGCCGCCAAAAGCGGCGTTTTGTCAAATTACCTCCTAATTCGGCAGCGCCCAACGCCGCCGCCGGAACGGCAGTCCGGGTGCCCTCTGCCCGGCTAACGGGAACCGAGAGCCCCCGAGCAAGCTGCAGCTTTAGAAAAACGCGGTTCCCGACCGCGACCGGCTCCCCCGGGCAGTGGCCCAGCGGGGAGGGAGAGagcaccgggccgggccgggccgccgctccGCGGGAAAGGACGCCCGGACCCGCGTATGGGGAAGAAGCCAGCGGCAGGAACGACGGCCGCCACCCTCACCCAGCCCCGGACCCGCCGCCGCCCCACACGAGACGCCCGGATCCGGGCCTGCCTCACCGGCAGGGGCCctccgctccgcccgcccgcGTACCGGGGGagaccggccccggccccggccccggccccggccccggcccaccTGCGGCGGCGCGTCCCCGCGGCGCGGGGCTGAGGGGTCTCAGGGCTCGCGCCaggccccccgcggcggcggcggcggccacgcGGCAGCGGAACATGTCGCCGGTCTCTTCacgccgctcccggccccgccggcccgaCCCCGCCGACAGCACGGCGcacgcgccgcccgcccgcccgttcCCCCCTCCCATTGGCTGCCGCTGCCGCGCCTCCGCCGACCTTTCCGGGCGGTCTTTCTGCCCCGCTGTCTCTGTGGtggtgccgccgccgccatgttgcggccgccccgccgccttccccggcTGCCCCGCCGCGCCGCTGCTGCCACCGCCACCGGGCCCGGCCGTCGCCTCCTGCTCTCCACGCCCATCTTCTACGCTAACGGGCCGCCGCACATCGGGCACCTCTACTCCGCCCTGCTGGCCGACGCCTTGCACCGCCACCGCGGCCTCCGCGGCGCTGGCCCGGGCCGCCTCTCCACGGGTGAGCGTgggcccgccgcggccccgcgcctGACACGCACCCTCCGGCTCATCCCCGGGGCTGACCCGCCTCCCCCGGGGGCTGTCCCCTTTCCCCGTGTCCCCAGGCTCGTCCCGAGGCCCCCGAGTCCccgcggggttggggggggaggccggtccccgcgccccctccccacgtccccccgGTCTCTCTGCCGTTTCAGGGACCGACGAGCACGGGCTGAAGATCCAGCaggccgcggccgcggcggggaTGTCACCCCCGGAGCTCTGCCAGCGGGTTTCGGGCCTCTTCCGCCAGGCCTTGACCCAGGCCGCCGTCTCCTTCACTGACTTCACCCGCACCAGCGAGCCCCACCATCAGCGAGCCGTGGTTCATTTTTGGGGTGCCCTCCGGGATGGCGGGTCACTCTACAAAGGGTCTTACGAGGGCTGGTACTGCACTCCCGAGGAGTGCTTCCTGCCTGAGAGCCAGCTCGCAGAGCACAGGGATGCCCAGGGACGCCTGTGCAAGGTGTCGTTGGAGAGCGGCCATCAGGTAACGGTACTGGCCTGGTCAAGGGTGGCCACTCCTGCGGAAGCACTGCACACTCATCTGTGGCTCTGGTCTGGCCGAATTTGGGGGTGTTTAATGCTTCCTGTAGCCGTTTGTAATTCATGTCAGCTGAGACTCGCCTGTGTTTCATAGGACGTCTCTTCTGTGTTTGTAGTGGTGTGTGGCTACGCAAGGGAGAGCAGCCAAAATCCCAACCAGCAGATGCAAATTTCAGCCATATGCCATGGGAAGGattcagctgctgctgggttcTGCAGGCTGCTGGCCTGGAAACAGTGTTTTAAAGCAGTGATGAAAGAAGTTCGCTGCGCGGAAGGATAAAGGTGTTTGTAACTGAGGTGTTCATTGGGTGTCCAGAGTTTCAGACCTATTTTGTGAGGCAATTCAGTTTGGCCTCTGGATGCTTTTCATCAATCTTGTTACATGGATTTTGGCCCTACGTAGAACGCCGTGATGTCATCTGCCTGTGGTCTAGTCTGATGACTGAATCGCAGTGCAACCAGGAGTGTGGTACCTGACTGAGAGTCTCTCTGCCACTGCGTTTTCTGTAAGGTGTCAGGAGTTACATGATTTAATCCAGCAGTTGCAGATAATCGTGCTTCAGAGCTAAGCAGAGGTTATGTTCTTGTGATATTTGTACGAGGCTGGGGCATAGGAGTGTTGGTTCACACAGAAAGGGGTATGTTAGTAAATAATATCTCATGATAAGGCACCTAATGTAGCTGGGGAAAAGATAAGTTTCCAGGCAAAGAAATCATTCTTTATATCTAGGGTCAGCAGGCTTCAAAGTCAAATATACCCTGAGAACAATTACTTGCCTTAGCTGCCTATCAAACCGTCCAAGAGAAACAGTAGCGTGCATGGTGCAGAGATGATCTTGCAAGGTGGTGGAAAGAGATGGTAGGTGTTTGTCTCCAACCAGAAAGAGACAGTTGGGtagtttgttggttggttttgtgaaGGAAAAGGGGGAGTTTACAACATGCCATAAAACCCGTACTTCTGGTGAGTCTCTGATTTTTGGTATCCAGTAGAGCCTGGGGGTGAAAATGTATAGCTCATCTTTGAATGATGATCTTCAGGTCTTCCTTGAACGCTGAGAGATCAGAGTCTGTTCTGTAGCAAATGATCCTCCTTCTTCACTCTGTTCCTGTGCTTTTGTGTCATTTAATGTGCAGAGAAGCTGGACAGGAGCCACCAGAGGCTCCCAGTGTGGTCCGGATATGGAGCACAGGCCTACAGGAGGTAGAGGGAACTGGGCCAGTTTAGTTTGGCAAACAGGATGTGAAGGGACAAGCTAACAGCAGCCTACACCTACTTGCAGGGCAGTTACAAAGAGCACAAAGCCATATGCTTCCCAGGCATGCCGAGTGCTAGACCAAGGGATAATGATGCCACAAGTTGTGCCGTGGCATCAGGCTGGGCATTAGGAtaagctctttccccaggaggGTGGTGCAATCCTGGggcaggtccccagtgaggtggggGAGCCCCATGCTTGGGGTGTTCCAGCCTTGGCCGGGTAAAGCTCCAGTCACACTTGGCTGGTGCCAGCTctgcacaaatatttttgtgtaactGGTTTATGATTTGTGTAGGGAAGAATATTTCTTTTGGGGTGACCTTATAATCAAATAAGCAAAGGTAGTATTTGCTACTGGCTGCTACTGAAATTAGATAAATTCAACTACATCATAAAGAATTTAGGGTATGTCAGCTTGAGGTGTGGTAGGCTCTTTACTGCTTGTATTGAGAGTGAGGCACTTTCTGGCTCGGTCAGAAGTCGTCAGGTTCAGTGCTAGAAACTGAAACTCTCCTGCATGATGCCAAACCCTATAATTTCTTATCTTGGAGCCTTATTTAGCTGTAAAAGAATTCTTGACCTAGCCATAGATCTCTTGAGTGCCTTTACACAGCTCACTCATAGCGTATCTACCCACAAAGTTTTCATTGATTTAGCTAAATGTGTCATTTAAATGTGTGGGAGAAGTGCCGTCAGTACTTTAACATGATCATAGACTAAGAAAGTTAGCAACTAAGATGCACTAATGGTTAAACCggggaaaaaagaggaacatAGCACCTAGGAGAAAAGCATAGGCACACATCAGGATTGTTATTAAGGCAGTAATTAACAACCTCATTGTGTCTTTTCATAATTTTCTTCTATTATTGCAAAACTACGTTTTTAAGAAAGTGTATTCTGATCTCCCTAATTATTGCCTGATGACACATCAATCTGGCAGGTAGAAAGGTATTCCTTCCCTGGGGGCATGAACATCTTTAAAAGCAGAGTGTTGAGCCGTCCCAAGTGCCTAAGTCCTTACTTGTTGCCCTGGGGAACCCAGGGAGGTGGTGTCTTAGGAGAGGAGATTCCCACCACTCATAGAAAGATACCAGGGGCTTCACACTCGATGGGGAGCACACCCAAAGGCAGAGGGAGTGTGCGACAAGCTCCATGCTGAGAATGCTGTGTGCAGATTGTCAAACTGATTGCAGAGCGTTTGGGCCGtaattcttttctctcctgccttctcaGGTGCACTGGACCAAAGAGGAGAATTACATGTTCAGGCTCTCGGCGTTCCGGGATCCGTTGCAGAAGTGGCTCCGGGACAACCCACACGCCATTTCCCCTGACCCTTTCTACCAGTGTGTGCTCCGCTGGCTGGAAGAGGACTTGCCAGACTTGTCCGTCTCTCGTGAGAGAAGTCGGCTGCCGTGGGGTATCCCTGTCCCCTGTGACTCAACACAAACTATTTATGTATGGGTAGATGCCTTGGTGAACTATCTGAGCGTGGTGGGCTACCCTGAGACACACGGTGAGTGGTGGCCTGCTGCGCACCATGTTGTGGGCAAGGACATCCTCAAGTTTCATGCTGTCTACTGGCCAGCTCTGCTGATGGCAGCAGGGCTGTCCCCCCCCGAGCGAATCTTTGTGCACTCCCACTGGACTGTCCATGGGCAGAAGATGTCCAAAAGCCTGGGCAATGTGATTGACCCCTTTGCTTGTATTGGACAGTACACATTAGATGGATTTCGGTACTTCCTGCTAAGACAGGGTGTACCTGAGCGGGATTGTGACTATTATGATGAGAAGGTTGTTAAGCTAGTGAATTCAGAACTGGCAGATGCGCTTGGAGGGCTTCTGAATCGGTCGACAGCCCTCAGCATTAACCCCAGCAACACTTACCCTTGTTTCTCAGAGTCTTGTTTTCCAAAGGTCTTGGATTACAGGGGGACAAAAGGCATGGGTAGGGCTTCTGCTGAAGACTATGAGTTTGTGGCATCTGTGGCTTCTCTGCCTCTGCAGGTGGCTAGTTACTTTGAAGGTTTCCAGATCTACAAGGCTTTAGAGTGCATTGCTCTGTGTGTAAGGCAGACCAATGGTTTCTTCCAGAGACACAGGCCTTGGAAACTTGACCGAAAGGACCCCGCAGAGCAGCTCTGGCTTGACACCATCATCCACGTTACGCTGGAATGCCTGCGTGTCTATGGGACTCTCCTGCAGCCCGTGATCCCACACACTGCAGACAAGTTGCTTTCCAGGCTGGCTGTTGAGCCAGAAGAGAGAGGTCTCTCAAGTTTGACCTTTCTGCCACGCTACCATGGGAAGCCATGTCCCTTTGAAGGGAGACAGCTTGGGCCTGACACTGGCATCTTATTTCACAGACTAGAGAAGTCAAGACAGCATCAGATAGAAACGAAGAAGCTCTAGTCTCTGATAAAGAGCTTCTGTAAATAAAAGCCTCCGGGAACTCCCGGAAAATGTCGTCTTTGTTAAAAGCATGTTCCCCCTGTCTCTTGGTGGTGGTATAAAGTGGATGAGTGGAAAACTGGACTGAGCAGGGCTATGCTGTCCTGCCTAGGTGGCTGGCATAGGTCTCTGCCCGATGGAAGCAGACACACTCAGGCAGATTGGTTGCGTGAGCGGGGCCAAGAGCTAGGAAAGCTTCTTGGGTAACACCCTTGAAGGAACACCTAATCAGCTAAGTTGGTAACAGAATGAACTGAAGATAGAGCCTAGGGTTTgaatgttgctgctttttttcccctgatgtatTTTATGGGACATAAAAAGCGCCTGAGGCAAATATTTATCCCCTTACAATAGGGAACTCTTCCTATACAGTCTTGGGGCTCCAC from Accipiter gentilis chromosome 24, bAccGen1.1, whole genome shotgun sequence includes the following:
- the MARS2 gene encoding methionine--tRNA ligase, mitochondrial; this encodes MSPPELCQRVSGLFRQALTQAAVSFTDFTRTSEPHHQRAVVHFWGALRDGGSLYKGSYEGWYCTPEECFLPESQLAEHRDAQGRLCKVSLESGHQVHWTKEENYMFRLSAFRDPLQKWLRDNPHAISPDPFYQCVLRWLEEDLPDLSVSRERSRLPWGIPVPCDSTQTIYVWVDALVNYLSVVGYPETHGEWWPAAHHVVGKDILKFHAVYWPALLMAAGLSPPERIFVHSHWTVHGQKMSKSLGNVIDPFACIGQYTLDGFRYFLLRQGVPERDCDYYDEKVVKLVNSELADALGGLLNRSTALSINPSNTYPCFSESCFPKVLDYRGTKGMGRASAEDYEFVASVASLPLQVASYFEGFQIYKALECIALCVRQTNGFFQRHRPWKLDRKDPAEQLWLDTIIHVTLECLRVYGTLLQPVIPHTADKLLSRLAVEPEERGLSSLTFLPRYHGKPCPFEGRQLGPDTGILFHRLEKSRQHQIETKKL